Part of the Blastocatellia bacterium genome is shown below.
AGCTGCCGCGACGAGTTTGACGCGAACGTTGCCGCGTGAGCCTTTGAGTGTTTGCTCGTCAATCCACGTCGGACGCCAGCCGTGCTTGAACAGGGCAGGCGTTACAAGCACCAGCTTGAACTGCCGATGCTCCTGGATGCGCTGCTTGATGTTGTCGAGCGCCAGCGCTGAAACCTGCGCCGGTTGATAATGCGCCGGACGGCGATCTCCGCCGAGATTGATCAGCCCGGAATCGGGGAGAAGTTGCGTTCCTACGAACTCGGCGAAGAAGCCGACGCCCTTCTGGAGTCGAAGGTACTCAACGCTGTAGAGCAATCCCTCGCGCACCGACCGACGCGCGCGATCCCGCGCGATGCCGGTTCGCTCTTCTCGTGTAAAGATGACTTCCTCAATCTGATTTCCAGCGATGACCTCTCCAGGACCGAAAAATGAACCTGACGAATCCGGCTCATCGGCCAGATAGCGTTGCATCCCTTTCTCGGTGAGCCAGCCTGCGGCGGCCTCCAGATGCACGTCCTTCGCGAACCAAAGATGTCGCAATTCCGGCAGGAGATTCGTTCGTACGGGGAATTTGTCAGCCGATTTCACGTCAGCCGGTTTCAGAAGCACGTACTGCCCTGCGCC
Proteins encoded:
- the cmr3 gene encoding type III-B CRISPR module-associated protein Cmr3; the protein is MSKTIFIEPLDVLLFRESKPFTGGEDHLARSVFPPPPSTVYAAIRSHLLSQYFGRFEAFKEEKSVPPELAGEIGSPTTFGTLELRRLLVARKRESAEVHQRAISVELLYPMPSDVAVVKGAGQYVLLKPADVKSADKFPVRTNLLPELRHLWFAKDVHLEAAAGWLTEKGMQRYLADEPDSSGSFFGPGEVIAGNQIEEVIFTREERTGIARDRARRSVREGLLYSVEYLRLQKGVGFFAEFVGTQLLPDSGLINLGGDRRPAHYQPAQVSALALDNIKQRIQEHRQFKLVLVTPALFKHGWRPTWIDEQTLKGSRGNVRVKLVAAALGKPVGIGGFDLVKQFPKPLHRFVPAGSVYFFELLEGDADAAIEAFHERSVSESLETFPETARQGFGHSLIGAW